A single Kribbella aluminosa DNA region contains:
- a CDS encoding carbohydrate ABC transporter permease encodes MLFALPVLLVFLVFSWGPIVKGLVMSLQQTNLVDPVKWVGLENFRYVLTDPGVGQASLNTLWFTLLALLFGFPVPVLLAMFLSELRGRSWLYTTLAYLPVITPPVVAILLWRFFYDPSPTGMFNSILGTVGLGPYLWLDSPSSAMPSIVLEATWAGAGNAVIIYLAALTSVRADLYEAAELDGAGVVRRVWHVMLPHLRGVLLLMLLLQVIGTMQLFTEPLLFTGGGPQGSTMTILLLIYNYAFVNGDYGAATALSVLLALVLAVLSAVFQLATRGWSTE; translated from the coding sequence GTGCTGTTCGCGCTGCCGGTACTCCTGGTCTTCCTGGTGTTCTCGTGGGGCCCGATCGTCAAGGGCCTCGTGATGAGCCTGCAGCAGACCAACCTGGTCGATCCGGTCAAGTGGGTCGGGCTGGAGAACTTCCGGTACGTGCTGACCGACCCTGGAGTCGGTCAGGCGTCGCTGAACACGCTCTGGTTCACCTTGCTGGCTTTGCTGTTCGGCTTCCCGGTGCCGGTGCTGCTGGCGATGTTCTTGTCCGAGCTGCGCGGTAGGTCGTGGCTTTACACCACGCTGGCCTATCTGCCGGTCATCACGCCGCCTGTGGTCGCCATCCTGCTCTGGCGGTTCTTCTACGACCCGTCGCCCACCGGCATGTTCAACAGCATCCTCGGCACCGTCGGGCTGGGACCGTACCTGTGGCTGGACAGTCCGTCGTCAGCGATGCCGTCGATCGTGCTGGAAGCCACCTGGGCCGGTGCGGGCAACGCAGTGATCATCTACCTGGCCGCACTGACGTCCGTACGCGCTGACCTCTACGAGGCGGCCGAGCTGGACGGTGCCGGAGTCGTACGCCGGGTGTGGCACGTCATGCTGCCGCACCTACGGGGAGTACTGCTGCTGATGCTCCTGCTTCAGGTGATCGGGACGATGCAGCTGTTCACCGAGCCACTGCTCTTCACCGGTGGCGGACCACAGGGGTCGACGATGACGATTCTGTTGCTCATCTACAACTACGCCTTCGTCAATGGGGACTACGGCGCAGCCACTGCGTTGAGCGTCCTCCTGGCACTGGTACTCGCAGTACTGTCGGCTGTCTTCCAGCTGGCGACACGTGGTTGGAGTACCGAGTGA
- a CDS encoding carbohydrate ABC transporter permease yields MSAERSALSDADRKLSRVRVPFVIGQVVVLIGLLVAGLGPMLWLLKAAISPTQDSIRSPLGWFPSGRVEWQNLGTAWQQGHIGYYLGNTAYIAAGTAAVSLIVCTTAGYVLSVLRPRWGVLLSAAILATLFVPHIVSLVPLYLTVLKLPLVHTNLTNTFWAVWLPPAASAFNVLIVKRFFDSIPREYFEAARIDGAGSLRVFTSIVLPLSRPILGVVVLLSIISSWKDYLWPLLVLTNPDLQPVSVALPKIAKVTELNIQLAGLFLALLIPVLLFLVFQRAFLRGVGLSGGIKA; encoded by the coding sequence GTGAGTGCGGAGCGCAGTGCGCTGTCCGACGCGGACCGGAAGCTCTCACGAGTACGGGTGCCGTTCGTCATCGGACAGGTCGTCGTACTGATCGGGCTGCTCGTTGCTGGTCTGGGGCCGATGCTGTGGTTGCTCAAGGCAGCTATCTCGCCGACCCAGGACAGCATCCGCTCACCGCTCGGATGGTTCCCGTCCGGGCGCGTGGAGTGGCAGAACCTCGGCACCGCGTGGCAACAGGGCCACATCGGCTACTACCTCGGCAACACCGCCTACATCGCAGCAGGTACGGCGGCTGTGTCGCTGATCGTCTGTACGACGGCCGGCTACGTGCTGAGCGTGCTACGACCGCGCTGGGGCGTGCTGCTGTCCGCCGCGATCCTGGCCACGCTGTTCGTCCCGCACATCGTCTCGCTCGTCCCGCTGTACCTGACCGTGCTGAAGCTGCCTCTGGTGCACACCAACCTCACCAACACGTTCTGGGCGGTCTGGCTGCCACCTGCGGCCAGTGCGTTCAACGTACTGATCGTGAAGCGGTTCTTCGACAGCATCCCTCGTGAGTACTTCGAAGCGGCGCGCATCGACGGTGCGGGGTCGCTCCGGGTGTTCACGTCGATCGTGCTCCCGCTGTCGCGGCCGATCCTCGGTGTGGTCGTGCTGCTCAGCATCATCTCTTCGTGGAAGGACTACCTGTGGCCCCTGCTGGTGCTGACGAATCCGGATCTGCAGCCGGTCTCGGTCGCGTTGCCCAAGATCGCCAAGGTGACGGAGCTCAACATCCAGTTGGCGGGGCTGTTCCTGGCGCTGCTGATCCCGGTGTTGCTGTTCCTGGTCTTCCAGCGGGCCTTCCTGCGCGGCGTGGGTCTGTCGGGCGGAATCAAGGCGTGA
- a CDS encoding SIS domain-containing protein — MSTEIATQPDLWRQVSEGFAQYGGALPKAGQRVAAVGCGTSWFMAMAYAALREDLGQGETDAFAGSEFPAGRTYDAIVVISRSGTTTEVLELIRDTDLPTVAITATPDSPIFELADETILLEFADEQSVVQTRFATTTLALLRASLGEDLSKAAADAQTALTVDVDDLAKLEQVTYVGTRWTVGLAHEAALKQREAASAWTEAYPAMDYRHGPIAIAQAGRGVWIFGDAPAGLIEDVQATGATIVQHADLDPMASLVVAQRVAVAKSLALGLNPDQPRSLTRSVILD, encoded by the coding sequence GTGAGCACTGAGATCGCCACTCAGCCCGACCTCTGGCGACAGGTCTCGGAGGGTTTCGCGCAGTACGGCGGTGCACTTCCGAAGGCCGGCCAGCGGGTCGCCGCGGTCGGCTGCGGTACGTCGTGGTTCATGGCGATGGCGTACGCCGCGCTCCGCGAGGACCTCGGCCAGGGGGAGACCGACGCGTTCGCCGGCTCGGAGTTCCCGGCCGGGCGGACGTACGACGCGATCGTGGTGATCAGCCGCTCCGGCACCACCACCGAGGTACTGGAGCTGATCCGGGACACCGACCTGCCGACCGTGGCGATCACCGCGACCCCGGACTCGCCGATCTTCGAGCTGGCCGACGAGACGATCCTGCTGGAGTTCGCCGACGAGCAGTCGGTGGTCCAGACCCGGTTCGCGACCACGACGCTGGCGCTGCTGCGTGCGTCGCTCGGCGAGGACCTGTCGAAGGCCGCCGCGGACGCTCAGACCGCGTTGACCGTCGACGTCGACGACCTCGCGAAGCTCGAGCAGGTCACGTACGTCGGTACGCGCTGGACCGTCGGACTTGCACACGAGGCAGCGCTGAAGCAGCGGGAGGCCGCGTCGGCGTGGACCGAGGCGTACCCGGCGATGGACTACCGGCACGGCCCGATCGCGATCGCGCAGGCAGGTCGCGGCGTCTGGATCTTCGGTGACGCCCCGGCCGGCCTGATCGAGGACGTCCAGGCCACCGGCGCGACGATCGTCCAGCACGCCGACCTGGACCCGATGGCATCCCTCGTCGTCGCCCAGCGGGTCGCCGTCGCCAAGTCCCTCGCCCTGGGCCTGAACCCGGACCAGCCCCGCAGCCTCACCCGCTCGGTCATCCTCGACTGA
- a CDS encoding sugar-binding protein, with protein MTRRRTGAVSVLTAGLLLAAVLQSPARAATTAAPTLTITPTTVGNTFTVGQQVKLGFSTDAATVNWTVRDASGTEVAKGSAAAATLNGQLPLSISTPGWYQTDLRAVAADGTTTLGGTDFAVLTPHDFSASTDTRIGTATALGFGGMANPGLDAVPLLANGGISTARDEAFWAAAETTKGVIQFPQNVKNYKAALDANHVDFLNILDYGNSLYYPDEAPSTDEQRAAFTRYAVAAVDEFGTDHTTYELWNEWNLRDPNGAAKASPENYVALLKTVSAAVRAKHPDVKLTGPSLAVINDWQGWFTKFADLGGLDYVDAVTIHPYVQPLDPEASVAYVNTIRSIMAAHGSTKPIYITEQGWATGTNPSAVSEPAQARDLVRGQLLAYGNGVARYSSYNFMDSGNDPSNVEHRFGLVRNRLDARGALVPKPSYVATAVLARQIDQLPLTGQTRFGTSGYDVAFDAGAGQSVHAVWSTTPGPVNLAAPAGSQVQITSLYGETTTLTADAGGHVWVSAGPDPFYARGAISGVAPSNRFGLSVAPEIAGDPATGTVTFSNPDAVAHSFTVSAGGAETSGSVAAGATATAAVSYPAQDSTGARTYTAKLSVDGQAVALVSTTGTATPPLSVTASHVLNGSGKNLLRFRVTNASSHAIAVAGLDWVSGTASGTLLAGCTIGANATREVDVPLTLTGPSSWSATLRRAGEASITSAGTLTPASSLTVAKRHTVTLDGVIDPVVAKQPAIALEGTGTPPITGWGGPSDLSGKLWLTHDDQNLYLSAKITDDVFSQPNRGGNIWGGDGIQLGMTAGAPGEATAAQEIGVALTDAGPVDTWRWTPTSQAGVPPGVQAKVVRDEAAHTTTYEIAVPWSTLGFAAKDRLLSATVVVNENDGTGRRGWLSWGKGVAETKNPALFNAIRLDPAAAK; from the coding sequence ATGACCCGTCGCCGTACCGGCGCAGTCAGTGTTCTCACGGCCGGCCTGTTGCTGGCCGCCGTACTTCAGTCACCCGCCCGCGCCGCGACCACCGCTGCGCCGACACTCACGATCACGCCGACCACGGTCGGCAACACCTTCACCGTCGGGCAGCAGGTGAAGCTGGGCTTCAGCACCGACGCAGCCACCGTCAACTGGACGGTGCGGGACGCCAGCGGCACCGAGGTCGCCAAGGGCTCCGCCGCAGCCGCCACGCTGAACGGCCAGCTGCCCTTGTCGATCAGTACGCCCGGCTGGTACCAGACCGACCTGAGGGCGGTCGCCGCGGACGGTACGACGACGCTCGGCGGCACCGACTTCGCCGTACTGACGCCGCACGACTTCTCCGCGTCCACGGACACCCGGATCGGCACGGCCACCGCCCTGGGGTTCGGGGGCATGGCCAACCCCGGTCTGGACGCCGTACCGCTGCTGGCGAACGGCGGTATCTCGACCGCGCGCGACGAGGCGTTCTGGGCGGCGGCCGAGACCACCAAGGGCGTCATCCAGTTCCCGCAGAACGTCAAGAACTACAAGGCCGCGCTGGACGCCAACCACGTGGACTTCCTGAACATCCTCGACTACGGCAACTCGCTGTACTACCCGGACGAGGCACCGTCGACCGACGAACAGCGTGCGGCTTTCACGCGGTACGCCGTGGCGGCTGTTGACGAGTTCGGGACCGACCACACGACGTACGAGCTGTGGAACGAGTGGAACCTGCGGGACCCGAACGGCGCCGCCAAGGCCAGCCCGGAGAACTATGTCGCGCTGCTGAAGACGGTGAGCGCCGCCGTACGGGCGAAGCACCCGGACGTGAAGCTGACGGGTCCGTCGCTGGCGGTCATCAACGACTGGCAGGGCTGGTTCACCAAGTTCGCGGACCTCGGCGGGCTGGACTACGTGGACGCGGTGACCATCCACCCGTACGTGCAGCCGCTGGACCCTGAGGCCTCGGTGGCGTACGTGAACACCATTCGCAGCATCATGGCCGCGCATGGCTCCACCAAGCCGATCTACATCACCGAACAGGGCTGGGCGACCGGCACCAACCCCAGCGCGGTGTCGGAGCCGGCCCAGGCACGTGACCTGGTCCGCGGTCAGCTGCTGGCCTACGGCAACGGTGTGGCGCGCTACAGCTCGTACAACTTCATGGACTCGGGCAACGACCCGTCGAACGTCGAGCACCGGTTCGGCCTGGTGCGCAACCGGCTCGACGCACGGGGTGCGCTGGTGCCCAAACCGTCGTACGTCGCCACCGCCGTACTGGCACGCCAGATCGACCAGCTGCCCCTGACCGGGCAGACGCGTTTCGGGACCAGCGGGTACGACGTGGCGTTCGACGCCGGTGCTGGACAGAGCGTGCATGCGGTGTGGTCGACGACGCCAGGCCCGGTGAACCTGGCGGCGCCGGCCGGCTCACAGGTTCAGATCACCAGCCTGTACGGCGAGACGACCACGCTGACGGCTGACGCCGGAGGGCATGTGTGGGTGAGTGCAGGGCCTGACCCGTTCTATGCACGGGGTGCTATCAGTGGGGTGGCGCCGTCCAACCGGTTCGGGCTGTCGGTGGCACCTGAGATCGCAGGTGACCCGGCTACGGGCACGGTGACGTTCAGCAACCCGGATGCGGTTGCGCACTCCTTCACGGTCTCGGCTGGTGGAGCTGAGACGAGTGGTTCGGTTGCTGCTGGCGCGACTGCTACCGCAGCGGTCTCCTACCCGGCCCAGGACTCGACCGGTGCCCGCACGTACACCGCAAAGCTCAGCGTTGACGGGCAGGCCGTCGCCCTCGTGTCTACGACCGGCACCGCGACCCCACCGCTGTCTGTGACCGCCTCTCACGTGCTCAACGGGAGTGGGAAGAACCTGTTGCGATTCCGGGTCACCAATGCGTCCTCCCACGCCATTGCAGTTGCTGGGTTGGACTGGGTGTCGGGTACGGCGTCCGGGACGTTGCTGGCGGGGTGCACGATCGGTGCGAATGCCACGCGAGAGGTGGACGTGCCGCTAACCCTGACAGGTCCTTCCAGCTGGTCTGCGACTCTGCGGCGAGCGGGGGAGGCGTCCATCACCTCGGCTGGGACCCTGACGCCTGCGAGCTCGTTGACAGTCGCCAAGCGGCACACGGTCACGCTGGACGGGGTCATCGACCCAGTGGTTGCCAAGCAGCCCGCCATCGCGCTGGAAGGCACCGGTACGCCGCCGATTACCGGCTGGGGCGGCCCTAGCGACCTGTCCGGGAAGCTGTGGCTCACCCACGACGACCAGAACCTGTACCTGTCGGCCAAGATCACCGACGACGTGTTCTCGCAGCCGAACCGTGGCGGCAACATCTGGGGCGGGGACGGGATCCAGCTCGGTATGACGGCCGGTGCGCCCGGTGAAGCCACCGCGGCGCAGGAGATCGGTGTTGCGCTGACGGATGCCGGTCCGGTGGACACCTGGCGTTGGACGCCGACCAGCCAGGCCGGTGTGCCGCCGGGTGTTCAGGCCAAGGTGGTGCGGGACGAGGCCGCGCACACCACGACGTACGAGATCGCGGTGCCGTGGAGCACGCTCGGGTTCGCGGCCAAAGACCGGCTGCTGTCGGCGACCGTCGTGGTCAACGAGAACGACGGCACCGGCCGCCGTGGCTGGCTGAGCTGGGGCAAGGGGGTCGCGGAGACCAAGAACCCGGCCCTGTTCAACGCCATCCGGCTCGACCCGGCCGCCGCCAAATAG
- a CDS encoding biotin/lipoyl-binding carrier protein — MLAELVANVLKVTAKAGDTVRPDDTLVILESMKMEIPVLAEVAGTITELKVAEGEVVRDGDPIAVIDEN; from the coding sequence GTGCTGGCCGAGCTGGTGGCCAACGTGCTGAAGGTCACGGCCAAGGCCGGGGACACGGTGCGACCTGATGACACCCTGGTCATCCTGGAGTCCATGAAGATGGAGATCCCGGTGCTGGCCGAGGTGGCCGGCACCATCACCGAACTGAAGGTCGCCGAGGGCGAAGTGGTCCGCGACGGCGACCCGATTGCCGTGATCGACGAGAACTGA
- the sigE gene encoding RNA polymerase sigma factor SigE produces MAFTLIAERTQGGVAVKPFDTSTVPAPQPVADALPSWDEIVRTHSARVYRLAYRLTGNKHDAEDLTQEVFVRVFRSLSSYTPGTFEGWLYRITTNLFLDGARRKQRIRFDGLPEDAHDRLPAKGEGPAEKLDSDLFDHDVQDALDALPEDFRAAVVLCDIEGMTYDEIADVLDVKLGTVRSRIHRGRSMLRKHLEHRAPRSGQTRVGGPPTDGLFDGGDLG; encoded by the coding sequence ATGGCCTTCACGCTTATTGCCGAGAGGACCCAGGGAGGCGTTGCGGTGAAGCCGTTCGACACCTCGACGGTGCCGGCCCCGCAGCCAGTCGCGGACGCGCTGCCGTCGTGGGACGAGATCGTCCGCACGCACTCGGCCCGCGTCTACCGCCTGGCGTACCGCCTGACCGGTAACAAGCACGACGCCGAGGACCTCACCCAGGAGGTCTTCGTCCGGGTCTTCCGCTCGCTGTCGTCGTACACGCCGGGCACCTTCGAGGGCTGGCTGTACCGGATCACCACGAACCTGTTCCTCGACGGCGCCCGCCGCAAGCAGCGGATCCGCTTCGACGGCCTGCCCGAGGACGCCCACGACCGGCTGCCGGCCAAGGGCGAGGGGCCGGCCGAGAAGCTGGACTCGGACCTGTTCGACCACGACGTACAGGATGCGCTGGACGCCCTGCCCGAGGACTTCCGCGCCGCCGTCGTGCTGTGCGACATCGAGGGCATGACGTACGACGAGATCGCCGACGTCCTGGACGTGAAGCTCGGCACCGTCCGGAGCCGGATCCACCGCGGCCGGTCGATGCTGCGCAAGCACCTGGAGCACCGGGCCCCGCGGTCCGGCCAGACCCGTGTCGGCGGCCCGCCAACCGACGGACTGTTCGACGGGGGTGACCTCGGATGA
- a CDS encoding NAD-dependent epimerase/dehydratase family protein, producing the protein MPRSSVCSRAGYDVTGLSLRYDHTSTADRPLVGDARSATDVAAALDGVDAVLHLAAIPHPSLGTPEEVFENNVAATFNVLAQAGQLEVRRAVIASSINAFGVPMNVNDVTPAYYPLDEDVEADIADAYSLSKSVDEQSARMAWRRWGTDVIALRFPLVKSREELLKFAAMAERDPSMMAREGWAYLDLRDGVRAIVAALESPAAGAHVVGLAADDILVDRPTDELLREYAPAVPLRRPVQGRASLVDTTRAQELLGFRPQYSIHQEDQTVSATTT; encoded by the coding sequence GTGCCGCGGTCATCGGTCTGCAGCAGGGCCGGGTACGACGTGACCGGCCTGTCGCTGCGCTACGACCACACCAGTACGGCAGACCGCCCACTGGTCGGTGATGCGCGGTCAGCGACGGACGTGGCCGCTGCACTCGACGGTGTGGACGCAGTACTGCACCTGGCGGCCATTCCGCACCCCAGCCTCGGTACGCCGGAGGAGGTGTTCGAGAACAACGTGGCCGCGACGTTCAACGTGCTGGCGCAGGCGGGGCAGCTGGAGGTACGGCGGGCCGTGATAGCGAGCAGCATCAACGCGTTCGGCGTACCGATGAACGTGAACGACGTGACCCCGGCGTACTACCCGCTGGACGAGGACGTGGAGGCTGACATCGCCGACGCGTACTCCTTGTCCAAAAGCGTCGACGAACAGAGTGCACGGATGGCCTGGCGGCGTTGGGGGACCGACGTCATCGCACTGCGGTTCCCACTGGTCAAGAGCCGCGAGGAGCTGCTCAAGTTCGCGGCCATGGCCGAGCGGGACCCGTCCATGATGGCCCGGGAGGGCTGGGCGTACCTGGACCTGCGCGACGGCGTACGGGCGATTGTCGCCGCGCTGGAGTCACCTGCGGCCGGGGCGCACGTCGTAGGGCTGGCGGCTGACGACATCCTCGTCGACCGGCCTACCGACGAGCTCCTGCGCGAGTACGCCCCCGCGGTCCCGCTGCGGCGACCTGTGCAGGGACGCGCCTCACTGGTCGACACCACGAGGGCGCAGGAGTTGCTCGGCTTCCGCCCGCAGTACTCGATCCACCAGGAAGATCAGACGGTGTCCGCGACGACCACGTGA
- a CDS encoding LacI family DNA-binding transcriptional regulator: MADQVITLSDVAAAAGVSLSTASKALNGTDRISEATREHVRLTANRLGFRHNALARSFARGRSQTIGVLTHRASNPFTRVVLATAATELGAKEQAILLYDARMDEQHDVTESILQLRARRIDGVIVIGTSTSFRTPSLTSRFDVPVINAFTVPEDPQDTTITADDFAIGRLAISHLLAGGRRRIAHLTAEPHDMAAQRRAEGAGQLLADAGLEWAAPVRFGRWREEWGEQAAAELLAEVPDVDAIFCGSDAIGRGVERVIRASGRQVPGDVALIGVDNWESLMHDQRGTRHLTTIDVGLEEIGRRVANRLLEGDLEPGVQYVEPHVVVADTV, from the coding sequence ATGGCCGACCAGGTGATCACGCTGTCCGATGTCGCCGCCGCGGCCGGTGTCTCGCTGTCGACGGCGTCCAAGGCGCTGAACGGCACCGACCGGATCTCCGAGGCCACCCGGGAACACGTCCGGCTGACCGCGAACCGGCTCGGCTTCCGGCACAACGCCCTGGCCCGATCGTTCGCCCGCGGCCGCAGCCAGACCATCGGCGTGCTCACGCACCGCGCGTCGAACCCGTTCACCCGCGTGGTGCTGGCCACCGCCGCCACCGAGCTCGGCGCGAAGGAGCAGGCCATCCTGCTGTACGACGCCCGCATGGACGAGCAGCACGACGTCACCGAGAGCATCCTGCAGCTGCGCGCCCGCCGGATCGACGGCGTGATCGTGATCGGTACCAGTACGTCGTTCCGTACCCCGTCGCTCACCAGCCGGTTCGACGTCCCGGTGATCAACGCGTTCACGGTCCCCGAGGATCCGCAGGACACCACGATCACCGCCGACGACTTCGCGATCGGGCGGCTCGCGATCAGCCATCTGCTGGCCGGCGGCCGGCGCCGGATCGCGCACCTCACCGCGGAGCCGCACGACATGGCCGCGCAACGCCGGGCCGAAGGCGCCGGGCAGCTGCTCGCCGACGCCGGACTCGAGTGGGCGGCACCGGTCCGCTTCGGGCGCTGGCGGGAGGAGTGGGGTGAGCAGGCGGCGGCCGAGCTGCTGGCCGAGGTCCCCGACGTCGACGCGATCTTCTGCGGCAGCGACGCGATCGGCCGCGGTGTCGAACGGGTCATCCGGGCCAGCGGCCGGCAGGTGCCCGGTGACGTCGCGCTGATCGGCGTCGACAACTGGGAGAGCCTGATGCACGACCAGCGCGGCACCCGGCACCTGACCACGATCGACGTGGGTCTCGAGGAGATCGGCCGCCGGGTCGCCAACCGGCTGCTCGAAGGCGACCTCGAGCCTGGTGTCCAGTACGTCGAACCTCACGTGGTCGTCGCGGACACCGTCTGA
- a CDS encoding extracellular solute-binding protein: MNRFAIRCAAGLSVPFLLVACSSAPSAGGGSGTGTSPGGQVTITVGDRPPSSDPENRKQFDQKVADFETANPDIKLKPVETIWDATTFQAQAAGGQLPDVLNVPFTEPQGMIARKQVADLTKVLKDDGLLDQLNPNVLKIAQDRSGNVFAVPTAAYSVGLVYNRDLFTKAGLDPNKPPATWDEVRADAKQIAQKTGQAGYAQMTTKNTGGWMFTTQTYAFGGSIENPDGSKAAFDDAPSKAALQALHDMKWVDKSMGQAVLYDIDGISKAFAAGKIGMYMSAPDAYHTLVDINGLKASALGIGPMPQQGGDHGTLTGGSVQIVSPSATDAEKAAAIKWIRFNYLNRYVDETAAVKSAKNGVAAKLPVGVPGLPVVAAGQYSKYQSWIKPYVNVPLENFAPYTKVAADQKIIPEPPVKAQEVYAALDPVVQTVLGNEKADIASLLTKAAGTVDAKLGR; the protein is encoded by the coding sequence ATGAACAGGTTTGCAATCCGTTGTGCTGCAGGGCTTTCCGTGCCGTTCCTGCTCGTGGCCTGCTCGAGTGCACCGTCCGCGGGCGGTGGTTCCGGTACCGGAACAAGCCCAGGCGGACAGGTCACGATCACGGTCGGTGACCGGCCGCCGAGTTCCGATCCGGAGAACCGCAAGCAGTTCGACCAGAAGGTGGCCGACTTCGAGACGGCCAACCCGGACATCAAGCTGAAGCCGGTGGAGACCATCTGGGACGCGACCACGTTCCAGGCGCAGGCGGCCGGCGGGCAGCTCCCCGACGTACTGAACGTGCCGTTCACCGAGCCGCAGGGCATGATCGCCCGCAAGCAGGTCGCCGACCTGACCAAGGTGCTCAAGGACGACGGCCTGCTGGACCAGCTGAACCCGAACGTGCTGAAGATCGCCCAGGACCGGTCCGGCAACGTGTTCGCGGTCCCGACCGCCGCCTACTCGGTCGGCCTGGTCTACAACCGGGACCTGTTCACCAAGGCGGGGCTGGACCCGAACAAGCCGCCGGCCACCTGGGACGAGGTCCGCGCGGACGCCAAGCAGATCGCGCAGAAGACCGGCCAGGCCGGCTACGCGCAGATGACCACGAAGAACACCGGCGGCTGGATGTTCACCACCCAGACGTACGCGTTCGGCGGGTCGATCGAGAACCCGGACGGTAGCAAGGCGGCGTTCGACGACGCGCCGTCGAAGGCCGCGCTGCAGGCGTTGCACGACATGAAGTGGGTGGACAAGTCGATGGGCCAGGCGGTGCTGTACGACATCGACGGCATCTCCAAGGCGTTCGCGGCCGGCAAGATCGGGATGTACATGTCCGCTCCGGACGCGTACCACACGCTGGTCGACATCAACGGCCTGAAGGCGTCCGCGCTCGGCATCGGCCCGATGCCGCAGCAGGGCGGCGACCACGGCACCCTGACCGGTGGCAGCGTGCAGATCGTCAGCCCGAGTGCCACCGACGCCGAGAAGGCGGCGGCGATCAAGTGGATCAGGTTCAACTACCTGAACAGGTACGTCGACGAGACCGCCGCGGTGAAGAGCGCCAAGAACGGCGTGGCGGCGAAGTTGCCGGTCGGCGTACCCGGGCTGCCGGTGGTCGCGGCCGGCCAGTACTCGAAGTACCAGTCCTGGATCAAGCCGTACGTCAACGTGCCGCTGGAGAACTTCGCTCCGTACACGAAGGTGGCGGCCGACCAGAAGATCATCCCTGAGCCGCCGGTGAAGGCTCAGGAGGTGTACGCCGCGCTCGACCCGGTCGTGCAGACCGTGCTGGGCAACGAGAAGGCCGACATCGCCTCGCTGCTCACCAAGGCCGCGGGCACCGTGGACGCGAAGCTCGGGCGCTGA
- a CDS encoding anti-sigma factor family protein codes for MTHPLDKLSAVVDGELDHDSRDKVLSHLVGCDTCRAEVDAQRRLKARMAALELPDEPTDLMQRLMGVSSFSTEPREEVRPVLTPAVSLFPQRSAFPAGRTGGTRPGTARSRSRRRAGVLGAAGSAAAVASLLGTAFVVGDPSRSEQPPTLQPPVASFSSDHATTSGGAPFADPVALMSTYSPTGYAGLSPSLGPSLGPTLGSTLRPVALTGR; via the coding sequence ATGACGCACCCGCTGGACAAGCTGAGCGCGGTCGTCGACGGTGAGCTCGACCACGACTCCCGGGACAAGGTCCTGAGCCACCTGGTCGGCTGCGACACCTGCCGTGCCGAGGTGGACGCGCAGCGCCGGCTGAAGGCGCGGATGGCGGCGCTGGAGCTGCCGGACGAGCCGACCGACCTGATGCAGCGCCTGATGGGCGTCTCGTCGTTCTCGACCGAGCCGCGGGAGGAGGTCCGCCCGGTGCTCACGCCGGCGGTCAGCCTGTTCCCGCAGCGGTCGGCGTTCCCGGCCGGGCGGACAGGTGGCACCCGGCCGGGGACCGCCCGCTCGCGCTCCCGCCGCCGCGCCGGCGTGCTGGGGGCAGCCGGCTCGGCCGCGGCCGTGGCCTCCCTGCTGGGTACGGCGTTCGTCGTCGGCGACCCGTCCCGCTCGGAGCAGCCGCCGACGCTGCAGCCGCCGGTCGCGAGCTTCTCCTCCGACCACGCGACCACGTCCGGCGGAGCGCCGTTCGCGGACCCGGTCGCACTGATGAGCACGTACAGCCCGACGGGGTACGCCGGGCTGAGCCCGTCCTTGGGCCCGTCCTTGGGCCCGACCTTGGGCTCGACGCTGCGGCCGGTGGCCCTGACCGGGCGCTGA